TTCAAAGATCCTGAAAATGTCATGCACGAGCTGATGAGTTACTGGCATAAAAATGAAGACCAGCAAAAAATCCTCGATGCGTTCAGCGAAAATACCATTAGCAATTATCACTTACCCTATAGCGTAGCTCCCAATTTTTTAATCAATGGCCGGATGTATTGTGTGCCCATGGTGACTGAAGAAAGTTCGGTAGTCGCTGCAGCATCTGCAGGTGCCAAATTCTGGATGGAAAGAGGCGGGATACATGCTCAGGTGATCAGCACCGTAAAACTTGGACAGATCCATTTTAACTGGAGCGGAAACGCAGTTTTACTAAATGAACTGTTACCCGTTTTAAAAAAGCAAATGTTGGAAGAAGCCGGTGAGCTTTTAAAAAACATGACGGCAAGGGGGGGAGGTGTTGGTAAAATGGAAATCAAACAATTCGAAAACATTCCTAATTATTTTCAGTTGTTGATCGCTTTTGAAACCTGTGATTCCATGGGTGCCAATTTCATCAATTCCTGTCTTGAAAGTTTTAGCGCGACGCTTGAAAAATACATCACTCAGGCATCTGCATTTAAGGATGAGGAACGCGACATCGAGATCATCATGTCGATACTTTCCAATTATACACCCGATTGTTTAGTAAAAGCCTGGGTAGAATGCCCCATTTCATCTTTAGGCGATTTTGGTGGTACTTTATCTGCGAATGACTTTGCTGATAAATTCTTTCAGGCCGTAGAGATTGCAAAATACGATACCTACCGAGCAGTGACTCACAATAAAGGAATTTTTAATGGTATCGATGCCGTAGTATTGGCAACGGCTAATGATTTCAGAGCAGTGGAAGCCTGTGGTCATGCATATGCTTCCAGAAACGGGAGCTACTCAAGTTTGAGTCATTGCGAATTGAAAAATGGAAATTTTTATTTCTCTCTGGAAATTCCATTAGCACTGGGTACCGTTGGCGGACTGACTTCCTTACACCCCATGGCCAAAAGATCTTTGGAACTTTTGCAAAACCCCAGCTCCACTGAATTGATGATGATCGCTGCAGCTACCGGCCTGGCCCAGAATTTTGCTGCCTTACGGTCGTTAGTTACAACGGGCATTCAATATGGTCATATGAAAATGCATCTGAAGAATATTTTGATGCAGCTAAAAGCAACAGACCCTGAGATCCAAAAAGCGCAGGAATATTTTCGATTGCATAAAGTGAGTTACAATGCGGTGCGGCGGTTTTTGGATGAGATGCGGGGAAAGTTATCATGATCCGTTTGGTTCCCGCTGATCGCGGAGAATTGAGAGAAAATCTGCGGGTATTCAAAATCTGCGAAATCTGCGGGAAAAATTTATAGATGAATAGGATTCACTGAACTCCATTGTTTTAATCTACATACAAATTGTCTGAAGCAGAATTAACTGAATTATTGAATTTTCAGGATTGAATACTTCTCAATTCCATTTTGATTTTATATTACTGTTTACCCAGCAAATTTTCTGCTTTGAATGCTGCAACAATTCAAAGAAAAACTCCAATCAGACAAATACAAGAATTAAACCAAAAATAAATTAACCGGAATATTTTGAGTATTCGCAAATTTTATTAGTATATTTGTTTAACAATCTTCACATATTACATATATGCAATCAAGATTTTGTT
The sequence above is a segment of the Saprospiraceae bacterium genome. Coding sequences within it:
- a CDS encoding hydroxymethylglutaryl-CoA reductase, which encodes MKTKTISGFSKLSKRGKIKWIVENFFKDPENVMHELMSYWHKNEDQQKILDAFSENTISNYHLPYSVAPNFLINGRMYCVPMVTEESSVVAAASAGAKFWMERGGIHAQVISTVKLGQIHFNWSGNAVLLNELLPVLKKQMLEEAGELLKNMTARGGGVGKMEIKQFENIPNYFQLLIAFETCDSMGANFINSCLESFSATLEKYITQASAFKDEERDIEIIMSILSNYTPDCLVKAWVECPISSLGDFGGTLSANDFADKFFQAVEIAKYDTYRAVTHNKGIFNGIDAVVLATANDFRAVEACGHAYASRNGSYSSLSHCELKNGNFYFSLEIPLALGTVGGLTSLHPMAKRSLELLQNPSSTELMMIAAATGLAQNFAALRSLVTTGIQYGHMKMHLKNILMQLKATDPEIQKAQEYFRLHKVSYNAVRRFLDEMRGKLS